The Chitinispirillales bacterium ANBcel5 genome includes a region encoding these proteins:
- a CDS encoding flagellin: protein MRINNNIPSMVTQGALNGVNRDMSKSLERLSTGLRINRASDDAAGLGVSENLRTQIRGTAQARRNAMDGIAAITIAEGAANEISDILQRMRELAVQSSNDTLTDTERGYTDAEFQSLMSEIDRIAGVTNYNGMKLISDDTGAARFGEVDAGSNLWIDANAAAGVDSIEVEIADLTTAGLTLTGVDVSDQANSVAAITSLDDAINTVNEMRSDMGAYVNRLEHAINNLTISNTNQQSAESLIRDVDFASESAQFTRNQILTQSGTSMLAQANMAPQSVLSLL, encoded by the coding sequence ATGCGTATCAACAATAACATCCCATCAATGGTAACCCAGGGTGCGTTAAACGGTGTGAATCGTGATATGTCCAAGTCTTTGGAGAGATTATCAACGGGTCTTCGCATTAACCGCGCAAGCGATGATGCGGCTGGTCTTGGTGTTTCCGAAAACCTGCGTACGCAAATCAGGGGTACTGCACAGGCCAGGCGTAATGCTATGGATGGTATTGCCGCTATCACCATAGCTGAAGGTGCTGCAAACGAAATCTCTGATATACTTCAGAGAATGCGTGAGCTGGCTGTTCAATCATCCAATGATACGCTCACCGATACAGAACGTGGTTACACAGATGCAGAATTTCAGAGCCTTATGAGCGAGATCGATCGTATTGCCGGTGTGACCAATTATAATGGAATGAAATTAATCTCCGATGATACAGGTGCTGCGCGGTTTGGTGAAGTGGACGCTGGATCTAATTTGTGGATTGATGCAAATGCAGCAGCTGGTGTCGATAGTATCGAAGTTGAGATTGCGGATCTAACCACCGCTGGGCTTACACTTACCGGTGTGGATGTAAGTGATCAGGCTAACTCAGTTGCGGCTATCACCTCTCTTGATGATGCAATAAATACTGTAAATGAGATGCGGTCAGACATGGGTGCTTATGTGAATCGTTTAGAGCATGCAATCAATAATCTTACCATCTCAAACACAAACCAACAATCTGCAGAATCTCTTATTCGTGATGTAGACTTTGCTTCTGAAAGTGCTCAGTTTACAAGAAATCAGATACTTACTCAGTCTGGAACATCAATGCTTGCTCAGGCAAATATGGCACCCCAGAGTGTTCTTTCATTACTCTAA
- the tpiA gene encoding triose-phosphate isomerase, whose translation MANRVFIAGNWKMNTTLDEARALAKDVVEAVGSVGDVDVAVCPPYTNLQAVAEVIKDSNVKLGAQDVHWEEKGAFTGKVSCAMLKSVGVTYVIIGHSEQRSYFNETDETVNKKTKAVLASGLLPIVCVGETLEERKSGSMDAVIEKQVKGAFGGISAEDASKCTVAYEPVWAIGTGETATPQQANEAHIFIRKIISELFGKETADTIRIQYGGSMKPGNAKSLLEESDVDGGLIGGAALKASDFAGIVKPK comes from the coding sequence ATGGCAAACAGAGTTTTTATTGCAGGCAACTGGAAAATGAACACAACACTGGACGAAGCTCGTGCACTCGCAAAAGATGTGGTCGAGGCTGTAGGGTCCGTAGGTGATGTAGATGTAGCGGTATGTCCGCCTTACACAAATCTTCAGGCTGTTGCAGAGGTCATTAAAGACTCTAATGTTAAATTGGGTGCTCAGGATGTTCACTGGGAAGAAAAAGGTGCTTTTACCGGAAAAGTAAGCTGTGCCATGCTTAAAAGCGTTGGTGTGACGTATGTCATTATCGGCCATTCAGAGCAGCGTAGCTACTTTAATGAAACCGATGAAACAGTGAACAAAAAGACAAAAGCGGTTCTTGCTTCTGGTCTTCTTCCTATTGTTTGTGTTGGAGAAACTCTTGAAGAGAGAAAAAGTGGCTCAATGGATGCTGTGATTGAAAAGCAGGTTAAAGGTGCGTTTGGAGGTATCTCTGCAGAGGATGCTTCAAAGTGTACAGTGGCCTACGAGCCGGTTTGGGCAATAGGTACTGGTGAAACAGCTACACCACAGCAGGCAAATGAAGCGCATATTTTTATTAGAAAAATCATTTCTGAACTTTTTGGTAAAGAAACTGCCGACACAATTCGTATACAGTACGGCGGAAGTATGAAGCCGGGCAACGCGAAATCGCTTCTTGAAGAAAGTGATGTTGATGGTGGTCTCATTGGTGGGGCTGCACTGAAAGCATCTGATTTCGCCGGTATTGTAAAACCTAAATAA
- the secG gene encoding preprotein translocase subunit SecG: MLFGFLLVVFLLVCIFLVLIVLIQSDKGGGLSGAIGGGLGGASNFLGAQDTANILTRGTAIFGAAFFVLCLVMAMLASGPAIGEQASMLQEKAAQEQSATPAAALEGRGLPFDEGEAADQEGVPSDNEGALEVPLDVVPEEAAPSEEQE; the protein is encoded by the coding sequence ATGTTATTCGGATTTCTTTTGGTTGTTTTCTTATTAGTATGTATTTTTCTGGTTCTGATCGTCCTTATACAATCCGATAAAGGCGGTGGCCTTTCAGGAGCGATCGGTGGCGGCTTGGGTGGAGCCAGTAACTTTCTGGGTGCGCAGGATACCGCGAATATCCTTACAAGAGGCACTGCGATTTTTGGTGCGGCATTTTTTGTACTCTGTCTAGTGATGGCTATGCTTGCGTCAGGTCCTGCTATAGGAGAGCAAGCTTCCATGTTACAGGAAAAGGCCGCCCAGGAACAATCTGCCACACCTGCTGCCGCATTGGAAGGAAGAGGACTTCCTTTTGATGAAGGAGAAGCCGCAGATCAGGAAGGTGTCCCCAGTGATAATGAAGGTGCTTTGGAAGTGCCCCTGGATGTAGTACCTGAAGAGGCCGCACCCAGTGAAGAGCAGGAGTAA
- a CDS encoding FAD-dependent oxidoreductase, whose translation MSLRNIYDVVVIGGGPGGVCAAVAAARQGASTLLVERYGFLGGMATAGLVNPFMSYKNGTEYLTSSVFNEILSRLSNENALCSKGSIFDDEILKIVLDEMMAEAKVDILFHSTFTSLTRENDQILKAHFSGKSGQISVASRVFIDSTGDGDVAAMADAPFDTGRDEDNACQPMSLCFRVSGVSGDISPKELGQELTPLLYDAKKQGIITQPREDVLVFGTLIPETFHFNSTRILGKNATCCLDLTAAEIEGRRQTMELFKLFKKYSPRFKNAVIAKIATQIGVRESRRVVGNYNITEEDILAARKFKDGIAKSNYPIDIHNPIGPGTILKDIPQGDYYEVPLRSLIPTGIDNLIIGSRCIGSTHEAHSSLRVMPVVGGIGEAAGITAAMAVKQNSTPAQIDGSVIKKMIFSSDDLKKNKAPRSASCI comes from the coding sequence ATGAGTCTTCGTAACATCTATGATGTAGTAGTGATTGGTGGCGGACCGGGCGGTGTATGCGCGGCGGTAGCGGCTGCTAGGCAGGGCGCTTCAACACTTTTGGTTGAGCGATATGGTTTTTTGGGTGGTATGGCAACAGCTGGTCTTGTAAATCCATTCATGTCTTATAAAAATGGTACTGAATATCTCACCTCATCAGTTTTCAATGAAATCCTCTCCCGCCTCTCCAATGAAAACGCATTGTGCAGCAAAGGCAGCATCTTTGATGATGAGATTCTAAAGATAGTGCTTGATGAGATGATGGCTGAGGCAAAGGTAGATATTCTGTTTCACAGCACATTTACCAGTCTAACCCGAGAAAATGACCAGATCCTTAAAGCACATTTTTCCGGCAAATCCGGCCAAATCTCAGTTGCCAGCCGTGTCTTCATAGACTCTACCGGTGATGGTGATGTGGCTGCAATGGCTGATGCACCCTTTGATACTGGTCGCGATGAAGACAATGCCTGCCAACCAATGTCGCTTTGCTTCAGGGTTTCTGGGGTTTCTGGTGATATATCGCCAAAAGAATTAGGCCAGGAGTTAACTCCACTGCTTTATGATGCAAAAAAACAGGGGATTATTACCCAGCCAAGAGAAGATGTTTTGGTTTTCGGTACACTCATCCCTGAAACGTTCCATTTTAATTCTACCCGTATTCTTGGTAAAAACGCTACCTGCTGTCTTGATTTGACTGCTGCAGAGATCGAAGGCCGGCGCCAAACTATGGAGCTCTTTAAACTATTTAAAAAATACTCACCACGATTTAAAAATGCAGTTATTGCAAAAATTGCAACACAAATCGGGGTCAGGGAAAGCAGAAGAGTTGTTGGAAACTATAATATCACAGAGGAAGACATTCTGGCTGCACGAAAATTTAAAGACGGAATAGCAAAGAGTAACTACCCAATCGATATTCATAATCCAATTGGACCGGGCACTATTTTAAAAGACATACCACAAGGTGATTATTACGAAGTTCCTCTACGATCACTTATTCCTACCGGCATAGATAACCTGATTATCGGGTCGCGCTGCATAGGTTCAACTCATGAAGCTCATTCCTCATTACGGGTAATGCCTGTGGTGGGTGGGATAGGTGAAGCAGCCGGTATTACTGCAGCAATGGCAGTTAAACAAAATAGTACACCGGCGCAGATTGATGGCTCTGTTATCAAAAAGATGATTTTTAGTAGTGATGATCTGAAAAAAAACAAAGCACCCCGCAGCGCATCCTGTATTTAA
- the rlmN gene encoding 23S rRNA (adenine(2503)-C(2))-methyltransferase RlmN: METTASKTDLRDLSINELEQFILSLGEKKFRARQIYKWLYQKRVDDFEQMSNMSKHVRQQLSACCSIQKPEPKYILESKYGDAVKFGFAFNNTSYIIESVLLFDDKRRTACVSSQIGCALGCSFCETAKLGFIRNLTQQEILAQLIGINDYLCSKSDKLVTNVVFMGMGEALSNFANFRKALEVIMHEDGFNLGGRRITVSTAGVIPSIERLINENLNVGLAISLNAWNDKLRDEVMPINKKYNIAQLVKIAKRYFEKTGRRVTFEYVVIDGITNTPGAKKSLSKLLSGFPCKINLIPLNTAGDIKENTVSEDKVLQFSQELHKLGLAATVRKSRGRDIMGACGQLTAYDATTV; the protein is encoded by the coding sequence ATGGAAACTACTGCAAGTAAAACAGATTTAAGAGACTTAAGTATCAATGAACTTGAGCAATTTATTCTCTCACTGGGGGAGAAGAAGTTTCGGGCAAGACAAATATATAAATGGCTTTACCAGAAGCGGGTTGACGATTTTGAACAAATGAGCAACATGTCTAAACATGTTAGACAACAACTGAGTGCCTGCTGCTCAATACAAAAGCCTGAACCTAAATATATTCTTGAATCGAAGTATGGAGATGCGGTTAAATTTGGTTTCGCGTTCAACAACACCTCCTATATAATCGAGAGCGTTCTGTTATTTGATGATAAACGCCGCACTGCTTGTGTTTCCAGCCAGATTGGATGTGCTTTGGGGTGCAGTTTCTGTGAAACCGCCAAACTTGGCTTTATCAGAAATCTTACCCAGCAGGAGATTCTGGCTCAGCTTATAGGAATAAATGATTACCTTTGTTCAAAATCTGATAAGTTGGTTACCAATGTGGTATTTATGGGTATGGGAGAAGCTTTAAGTAACTTTGCAAATTTCAGAAAGGCGCTTGAAGTTATAATGCACGAGGATGGCTTTAATCTTGGGGGCAGAAGAATAACCGTGTCAACTGCCGGTGTAATACCTTCTATTGAACGACTAATTAACGAAAATTTAAATGTCGGGCTTGCGATTTCACTAAACGCCTGGAATGATAAGCTTAGAGATGAAGTAATGCCCATTAATAAAAAGTATAATATAGCTCAGCTGGTAAAAATCGCTAAGCGGTATTTTGAGAAAACCGGAAGACGTGTTACTTTCGAATATGTGGTAATCGATGGCATTACCAATACTCCTGGGGCAAAAAAGAGTTTAAGTAAGCTTCTCTCTGGTTTTCCATGCAAAATTAACCTAATACCTCTTAATACTGCAGGAGATATCAAAGAGAATACTGTTTCAGAGGATAAGGTGTTACAGTTTTCCCAGGAACTTCATAAACTTGGGCTTGCCGCTACAGTAAGAAAGAGCAGGGGACGTGATATAATGGGCGCGTGTGGTCAGCTCACAGCCTACGATGCTACAACCGTTTAA